In Humulus lupulus chromosome 7, drHumLupu1.1, whole genome shotgun sequence, the following are encoded in one genomic region:
- the LOC133790255 gene encoding putative disease resistance protein At1g50180 produces MRELFEPWFLSYRKESMAEDMTYMSGWKLIKSNTLLQLYISIVKPFKQTYISFTQQHEEKQDMAVSEAIVSAVVERLGDLLISEAKFLSGVRAQVEDAQTKLEFMRCFLRDADAHGRDGNAAVRLWVVKVRDTSYDLEDVIETYIFKVASDRHGRGIISVLKGSACIFSKAIEIHRAGSKLEKISSRISDLRSNLDMFNSDNIIKKDDNDIQQQRKLRRTYSHVVESDVVGFDKDIEELVARLTAEKSFQSPRVISVFGMGGLGKTTLARKVYHHPQVRSHFDYFAWASISQQCNRRNVWEEILFAFTSPTKERREIQILNDGELAEELYNFQKEKKCLVLLDDIWSTDTWDLLKHAFPRGDIDSKILLTTRIMNIGPYANQHCYIHQPTRLDENQSWELFQNKSSYFGKDQTSIKDAERMEALGQEMLKWCFGFPLAIIVLGGLLSTKHSVDEWEEMKRNVVRYISKGIIKGREHGDSECHGVSSMLDLSYDELPFYLKPCFLYLARYPEDAIIRVKELCLMLMAEEGLILPRRHPAETIEDVAYDYLSELVERSMVQVENWGLRGKMKTFRIHDLMRDLCVSKAQDENFLHLIDLRSQVEEPLKPVSTVTRRVSIYSHSYSGDDVFSFLDSLNGSLRCLTIYWGGTIQQDLRHVFNSFFMLRILILRCSSYNSLKLPKEIGKLIHLRLLSIDGPVEKIPSSIGNLRCLQTLALRLRLWWSFERIPDVPDVIWKLEQLRYLHFCNTPVRKLRLANIRNLQTLKGVSTEWLDCNDFLQLRNLKKLDIFLGENLENIYHDPPTVTFDCLRHLQLVQH; encoded by the exons ATGAGAGAGTTATTCGAGCCTTGGTTTTTGAGTTACAGAAAAGAATCAATGGCAGAGGATATGACATATATGAGTGGATGGAAATTGATCAAATCAAACACCCTTCTCCAACTCTATATTTCAATAGTAAAACCCTTTAAACAAACTTACATTTCGTTTACTCAACAGCACGAAGAGAAACAAGACATGGCAGTATCAGAGGCTATTGTTTCCGCTGTGGTCGAAAGACTTGGAGACTTACTGATTAGTGAAGCAAAGTTCTTGTCTGGAGTCAGAGCCCAAGTTGAGGATGCGCAGACCAAGCTGGAGTTCATGCGCTGTTTCTTACGAGACGCCGATGCTCATGGAAGAGACGGGAACGCGGCAGTGCGCCTTTGGGTTGTCAAAGTAAGAGATACTTCTTATGATTTGGAGGATGTCATCGAAACTTACATCTTCAAAGTGGCTTCGGACAGGCACGGACGAGGTATCATCAGCGTGCTGAAAGGGTCTGCTTGCATCTTCAGCAAAGCAATCGAGATCCATAGAGCTGGATCAAAGCTTGAGAAGATCTCATCCAGAATTTCTGATCTGCGCTCAAACTTAGACATGTTTAACTCAGATAACATCATCAAGAAAGATGACAACGACATCCAGCAGCAAAGAAAGCTGAGGCGAACTTATTCTCATGTTGTGGAGAGTGATGTTGTTGGATTCGACAAAGACATCGAAGAATTGGTAGCCCGTTTGACTGCAGAAAAGAGTTTTCAAAGCCCAAGGGTGATCTCTGTGTTTGGGATGGGTGGTCTGGGGAAGACCACCCTTGCAAGAAAGGTTTATCATCATCCTCAAGTCAGGAGTCACTTTGATTATTTTGCTTGGGCCTCGATATCTCAGCAGTGTAATAGACGCAACGTCTGGGAAGAAATCTTATTTGCTTTCACTTCTCCCACCAAGGAAAGAAGAGAAATCCAAATCCTTAATGATGGTGAATTAGCGGAAGAGCTCTACAACTTTCAGAAAGAGAAGAAATGTTTGGTGCTCCTCGACGATATATGGTCCACTGACACATGGGATCTTCTAAAACATGCATTCCCTCGAGGGGACATTGATAGCAAGATTTTACTCACTACTCGAATAATGAATATAGGTCCTTATGCGAATCAACATTGCTACATCCATCAACCTACGCGTCTTGATGAGAATCAAAGCTGGGAGCTGTTTCAGAACAAATCTTCATATTTTGGAAAGGATCAAACAA GCATAAAAGATGCGGAAAGAATGGAAGCACTAGGGCAAGAGATGCTTAAATGGTGTTTTGGTTTTCCATTAGCTATCATTGTGCTCGGTGGGCTTCTATCTACGAAACACTCAGTTGATGAATGGGAGGAGATGAAAAGAAATGTGGTGAGATACATAAGTAAAGGCATAATTAAAGGCAGAGAGCATGGTGACTCGGAATGCCATGGTGTTTCATCGATGTTAGATTTGAGTTACGATGAGTTGCCATTTTACTTAAAGCCGTGTTTTCTATACTTGGCTCGTTATCCTGAAGACGCTATCATACGAGTAAAAGAATTATGTCTTATGCTCATGGCAGAAGAAGGTTTAATATTGCCAAGAAGACATCCAGCGGAAACTATCGAAGATGTAGCATATGATTACTTAAGTGAGTTGGTGGAGAGGAGCATGGTTCAAGTAGAAAATTGGGGTTTAAGAGGAAAAATGAAAACATTTCGCATTCATGATCTTATGCGAGACTTGTGTGTGTctaaagctcaagatgagaatTTTCTACATCTTATTGATTTGAGGAGTCAGGTGGAAGAGCCACTAAAACCTGTATCTACCGTAACAAGGAGAGTTTCCATTTATTCTCATAGCTACTCTGGTGATGATGTTTTTAGTTTTCTTGATAGCTTAAATGGCTCTCTTAGGTGCCTTACTATATATTGGGGAGGTACCATACAACAAGATTTGAGACATGTGTTTAATAGTTTTTTCATGCTTAGGATTTTAATTCTAAGATGCTCGAGCTATAATAGTTTGAAGTTGCCTAAAGAAATTGGAAAACTTATTCACCTAAGGTTGTTGAGTATTGATGGCCCTGTGGAAAAGATCCCATCTTCTATTGGTAATTTGAGATGCCTGCAGACTTTGGCTTTAAGGTTAAGACTATGGTGGAGTTTTGAAAGAATACCAGATGTACCAGATGTAATCTGGAAGTTAGAACAACTTAGATATTTACACTTCTGTAATACACCGGTGAGGAAATTGAGGTTAGCTAACATTAGAAATTTACAAACATTGAAAGGTGTTTCAACTGAGTGGTTAGATTGTAATGATTTTCTACAGTTGAGGAATCTCAAGAAATTAGATATTTTTCTGGGTGAAAATTTGGAGAATATTTACCACGATCCCCCAACTGTCACATTTGATTGTCTTCGGCATTTACAACTAGTGCAACACTGA
- the LOC133790263 gene encoding probable disease resistance RPP8-like protein 2 isoform X2, with the protein MPTLEKLSRLRVLSICNNSFKGNEMVCSTGGFPQLESLKIESLEDLEEWKVEEGALSSLRHLQNSYCWKLRSVPDGLRCITTLKKKMIRRMSRNFLKRLEEGGEDFYKVEHVPSFEFLNCYMKYFSGETKELIMGQA; encoded by the exons ATGCCAACCCTTGAAAAGCTATCAAGGTTAAGAGTCCTTTCCATTTGTAATAACAGCTTTAAGGGGAATGAGATGGTGTGTTCAACAGGAGGTTTCCCCCAACTGGAATCTCTTAAGATTGAATCTCTTGAAGACTTAGAAGAGTGGAAGGTGGAGGAAGGGGCCTTGTCTAGTCTTCGCCATTTGCAAAATAGTTATTGTTGGAAATTGAGGAGTGTTCCAGATGGATTAAGATGCATTACTACGCTTAAGAAAAAAATGATTCGAAGAATGAGTAGAAatttcttaaaaagattagaggAAGGAGGAGAGGATTTCTACAAAGTTGAGCATGTGCCATCCTTTGAGTTTCTCAACT GTTATATGAAATATTTCTCAGGAGAAACAAAGGAACTTATTATGGGCCAGGCATAG